In Ochotona princeps isolate mOchPri1 chromosome 33, mOchPri1.hap1, whole genome shotgun sequence, one DNA window encodes the following:
- the MBD3 gene encoding methyl-CpG-binding domain protein 3 isoform X2 codes for MERKSPSGKKFRSKPQLARYLGGSVDLSTFDFRTGKMLLSKVTKSRQRVRYDSANQVKGKPDLNTALPVRQTASIFKQPVTKITNHPSNKVKSDPQKAVEQPRQLFWEKKLSGLNAFDIAEELVKTMDLPKGLQGVGPGCTDETLLSAIASALHTSTLPVTGQLSAAVEKNPGVWLNTTQPLCRAFMVTDEDIRKQEELVQQVRKRLEEALMADMLAHVEELARDGEAPLDKACGDEDEEEDDDDEEPEPDREMEPV; via the exons CCCCAGCGGCAAGAAGTTCCGCAGCAAGCCGCAGCTGGCGCGCTACCTGGGCGGCTCCGTGGACCTCAGCACCTTCGACTTCCGCACTGGCAAGATGCTGCTGAGCAAGGTGACCAAGAGCCGCCAGCGTGTGCGCTACGACTCGGCCAACCAGGTCAAG GGTAAGCCCGACCTGAACACGGCGCTACCCGTGCGGCAGACGGCGTCCATCTTCAAGCAGCCGGTGACCAAGATCACTAATCACCCAAGCAACAAGGTCAAGAGCGACCCGCAGAAGGCCGTAGAGCAGCCGCGCCAA CTCTTCTGGGAGAAGAAGTTGAGCGGCCTGAATGCCTTCGACATCGCGGAGGAGCTGGTGAAGACCATGGACTTGCCCAAGGGCTTGCAGG GGGTGGGGCCCGGCTGCACGGATGAGACGCTGCTGTCGGCTATCGCCAGCGCCCTGCACACCAGCACCCTGCCTGTCACCGGGCAGCTCTCAGCCGCTGTGGAGAAGAATCCCGGCGTGTGGCTCAACACCACACAGCCCCTGTGCAGGGCCTTCATGGTGACAGACGAGGACATCCG GAAGCAGGAGGAGCTGGTGCAGCAGGTGCGGAAGCGGCTGGAAGAGGCGCTCATGGCTGACATGCTGGCCCATGTGGAGGAGCTGGCCCGTGATGGGGAGGCCCCGCTGGACAAGGCCTGCGGCgatgaggatgaggaggaggacgaCGACGACGAGGAGCCGGAGCCAGACCGGGAGATGGAGCCTGTGTAG
- the ADAMTSL5 gene encoding ADAMTS-like protein 5, whose amino-acid sequence MGTPRPGDPQWPASGHAGRPLPVQNLLLLLGILLSCDLGGGAQGPREWTLWGSWSRCSSSCGRGVSVRSRRCIRLPGEDPCWGDSHEYRLCQLPDCAPGAVPFRDLQCALYNGLPVLGTHRTYQWVPFHGAPNQCDLNCLAEGQAFYHSFGRVLDGTPCSPGAPELCVAGRCLSPGCDGVLGSGATEDQCGRCGGAADSCLRVQRVFRDAGAWAGYWNVTLIPEGARHIRVGHRSHNHLALLGGDGHYVLNGNWVLSAPGTYEVAGTHVVYTRTAGPEETLSATGPTSHDLLLQVLLREPNPGIEFEFWLPRERYDPFQAQAQALGWSLRQPQPREVEPRPPEPPASHVTPAPDPCPPCPDARGRAHRLLHYCSSDFVFQARVLGRHRHAQETRYEVRVERIYKSRGPLRGREYVWAPGRCPCPPLAPHRDYLLAVRRLVSPDGTQDRLFLPQSGYARPWSPAEDSRARLAARRCPA is encoded by the exons ATGGGGACCCCCAGGCCTGGGGATCCCCAGTGGCCTGCCTCTGGCCACGCGGGAAG ACCCCTTCCGGTCCAGaacctgttgctgctgctggggatCCTCCTGAGCTGTGACTTGGGGGGCGGTGCTCAG GGTCCCAGGGAGTGGACCTTGTGGGGGTCCTGGAGCCGCTGTTCCAGCTCCTGCGGCCGGGGCGTCTCGGTGCGTAGCCGGCGCTGCATCCG GCTTCCCGGGGAAGATCCGTGTTGGGGGGACTCCCACGAGTACCGGCTCTGCCAGCTGCCT GACTGCGCCCCCGGGGCCGTGCCCTTCCGAGACCTACAGTGCGCCCTGTACAACGGCCTTCCTGTGCTGGGCACCCACAGGACCTACCAGTGGGTGCCCTTCCACGGTG CGCCCAACCAGTGCGACCTCAACTGCCTGGCGGAGGGACAGGCCTTCTACCACAGCTTCGGCCGCGTCCTGGACGGCACGCCCTGCAGCCCCGGCGCCCCGGAGCTCTGCGTGGCCGGACGCTGCCTC AGCCCGGGCTgtgatggagttctgggatccgGCGCCACGGAGGACCAATGCGGCCGCTGCGGGGGCGCCGCCGACTCGTGCCTGCGGGTGCAACGCGTGTTCCGGGACGCGG gtgcctgggcGGGGTACTGGAATGTGACGCTGATCCCTGAGGGAGCCAGGCACATCCGCGTGGGGCACCGCAGCCACAAccacctgg CGCTGCTGGGAGGCGACGGGCACTATGTGCTCAACGGGAACTGGGTGCTCAGTGCGCCTGGCACCTACGAGGTGGCCGGCACCCATGTGGTCTACACTCGCACTGCGGGTCCAGAGGAGACACTGAGCGCCACCGGACCCACCTCCCACGACTTGCTCCTGCAG GTCCTCCTGCGAGAGCCCAACCCTGGCATTGAATTTGAATTCTGGCTTCCCCGGGAACGCTATGACCCCTTCCAGGCTCAGGCGCAGGCCCTGGGCTGGTCCCTGCGGCAGCCGCAGCCTCGGGAAGTGGAGCCTCGGCCCCCTGAGCCCCCTGCCAGCCACGTGACCCCGGCCCCAG aCCCCTGCCCGCCCTGCCCGGACGCCAGAGGGCGCGCCCACAGGTTACTCCACTACTGTAGCAGCGACTTCG TGTTCCAGGCCCGGGTGCTGGGCCGCCACCGGCACGCCCAGGAGACGCGCTACGAGGTGCGCGTGGAACGCATCTACAAGAGCCGTGGGCCGCTGAGGGGCCGCGAGTACGTGTGGGCACCTGGCCGCTGCCCCTGCCCGCCGCTGGCCCCCCACCGCGACTACCTGCTCGCTGTGAGGCGCCTTGTCAGCCCCGATGGCACCCAGGACAGGCTGTTCCTGCCCCAGTCTGGCTATGCCCGGCCCTGGAGCCCTGCCGAGGACAGCCGAGCCCGCTTGGCTGCCCGGCGCTGTCCCGCCTGA
- the MEX3D gene encoding RNA-binding protein MEX3D: MPGPGGLPDGGGGAGAPGTAAVGDPSPDPAPAPEPDDATAALRLALDQLSALGLGAAGSADEESAPFGEDETVAGSEPAPPDGPEPGVPAAGAVAEVPAASPEPDVSPSPPPPPPPRPSPPDVFAGFAPHPAALGPPTLLADQMCVIGSRKKSVNMTECVPVPSSEHVAEIVGRQGCKIKALRAKTNTYIKTPVRGEEPVFIVTGRKEDVDMAKREILSAAEHFSLIRATRGKAGCPPGAAPGPPNLPGQTTIQVRVPYRVVGLVVGPKGATIKRIQQRTHTYIVTPGRDKEPVFAVTGMPENVDRAREEIEAHITLRTGAFPDAGPDSDFHANGTDVCLDLLGAAASLWTKAPHPARRPPAAPSSLRSDSALGAPGGPEAFYASSRGGPPGPDPGPASPYGGSGGTSSSSGNGTFTFGGDGPGAPTGTAAPDDGDFGFDFLALDLTVPAAATIWAPFERAAPLPAFGTCCAVNGAPAPAPGGARRSSGAGSPRHSPTLQEPGLGLELPLTRRPAPDPVGALPWRAAPQSSLPFPSGGSSSSSTGAGGTGFSAAPSLPTSAPLDSPESKPIPTTATTTSLPSSAATAVGTAVPATVSPAAATPARECVVCAEGEVMAALVPCGHNLFCMDCAMRICGKSAPECPACRTPATQAIHIFS; this comes from the exons ATGCCCGGCCCCGGCGGCCTCCCCGACGGCGGCGGGGGTGCGGGCGCGCCGGGGACGGCGGCCGTCGGGGACCCCAGCCCGGACCCTGCGCCCGCGCCCGAGCCCGACGACGCGACCGCGGCGCTCCGCCTCGCGCTAGACCAGCTGTCGGCGCTGGGGCTGGGGGCCGCGGGCAGCGCGGACGAGGAGAGCGCACCGTTTGGCGAGGATGAAACAGTGGCGGGGTCGGAGCCTGCGCCCCCCGACGGGCCGGAGCCAGGCGTCCCTGCAGCGGGGGCTGTAGCCGAGGTCCCTGCCGCCTCGCCGGAGCCCGACGTGAGcccctcgccgccgccgccgccgccccccagGCCATCGCCGCCCGACGTGTTCGCCGGCTTCGCGCCCCACCCCGCGGCGCTGGGCCCCCCGACGCTTCTGGCAGACCAGATGTGCGTGATCGGCAGCCGCAAGAAGAGCGTGAACATGACCGAGTGCGTGCCCGTGCCCAGCTCGGAGCATGTTGCGGAGATCGTGGGGCGCCAGG GGTGTAAAATCAAAGCGCTGCGCGCCAAGACCAACACCTACATCAAGACGCCAGTGCGCGGCGAGGAGCCCGTGTTCATCGTCACGGGCCGCAAGGAGGATGTGGACATGGCCAAACGGGAGATCCTGTCAGCCGCCGAGCACTTCTCCCTGATCCGGGCCACTCGCGGCAAGGCAGGTTGCCCGCCAGGTGCCGCCCCAGGCCCGCCCAACCTGCCAGGCCAGACCACCATCCAGGTGCGCGTGCCCTACCGCGTGGTGGGGCTGGTGGTGGGGCCCAAGGGTGCCACCATCAAGCGAATCCAGCAGCGGACGCACACGTACATCGTGACACCGGGGCGCGACAAGGAGCCGGTGTTCGCTGTGACTGGCATGCCGGAGAACGTGGACCGCGCGCGGGAGGAGATCGAGGCGCACATCACACTGCGCACGGGCGCTTTCCCCGACGCGGGCCCCGACAGTGACTTCCACGCCAACGGCACCGACGTGTGCCTGGACCTGCTGGGCGCAGCCGCCAGCCTCTGGACCAAGGCACCGCACCCTGCACGGCGACCGCCCGCAGCCCCCTCCAGCCTCCGCAGCGACAGCGCCCTGGGCGCGCCCGGCGGCCCCGAAGCCTTCTACGCCAGCAGCCGCGGAGGACCACCCGGGCcggacccaggccctgccagccCCTATGGCGGCAGCGGAGGAACTAGCAGCAGCTCCGGCAACGGGACCTTCACCTTCGGAGGGGACGGCCCCGGGGCGCCCACAGGGACAGCCGCCCCCGACGACGGGGACTTTGGCTTTGACTTCCTGGCGCTGGACTTGACGGTACCCGCCGCTGCCACCATCTGGGCCCCGTTCGAGCGGGCGGCACCCCTGCCGGCCTTTGGCACCTGCTGTGCCGTCAACGGGGCTCCTGCACCGGCCCCCGGGGGCGCCCGTCGCAGTAGCGGTGCTGGCAGCCCGCGCCACTCCCCTACGCTGCAGGAACCgggcctgggcctggagctgcCCCTGACCCGGCGCCCCGCACCCGACCCGGTGGGCGCCCTGCCCTGGCGGGCTGCACCCCAAAGCTCCCTGCCCTTCCCTagcggtggcagcagcagcagcagcactggtgcTGGTGGCACCGGCTTCTCCGCAGCCCCCTCGCTGCCCACCAGCGCCCCGCTGGACTCCCCGGAGAGCAAGCCCATCCCGACCACAGCCACCACCACCTCGTTGCCGTCATCGGCAGCGACAGCCGTGGGCACGGCGGTTCCGGCCACAGTGTCTCCCGCGGCAGCGACCCCGGCCCGCGAGTGCGTGGTGTGCGCAGAGGGCGAGGTCATGGCTGCGCTCGTGCCCTGCGGCCACAACCTCTTCTGTATGGACTGCGCCATGCGCATCTGTGGCAAGAGCGCGCCCGAGTGCCCAGCCTGCCGCACGCCGGCCACACAGGCCATTCATATCTTTTCGTAG
- the PLK5 gene encoding inactive serine/threonine-protein kinase PLK5 produces MEPGPRRRRRGSHQVVAAFLRDPGSGRVYKRGKLIGKGAFSRCYKLTDMSTSTVFALKVVPRRGSGAGQLRPLGKVEREIALHSSLRHRHIVALHGHFADSDYVYLVLEYCSRQSLAHVLRARQTLTEPEVRYYLRGLVSGLRYLHRRRIVHRDLKLSEHQGRGPGGPEDRCCDPSPHLTPPPTPTGNFFLNKNMVVKIGDLGLAAKLGPGGRCRRVLCGTPNFLAPEVIARNGHSCQSDVWALGCIMYTVLTGTPPFMAAPLSEMYQNIQAARYPEPSHLSPTARRLISRLLAPDPAERPSLDLLLQDDFFTQGFSPDRLPARCCHSPPIFACPQPLGGLLRKVGRLLLPQCGPPCPFTSEDGLDPDSMEWGSQVRNQCPWPLPSPFLHAGSPDSALLDPSLLGPLVLVRKLVPAPQEPPGEQRLLLWAPLWADDSSKYGFGYWLSDGASAVLFRDGTHLALRPSIGRVCYVPHRGQLEMFALRDVPSPLGAKLAVLRLFTCTMQRRLWEQGNLPATSPAPEPGLCLLSFFASQQALLLLFSDGTVQVSFGGGQAHMVLSGQGEGLWLTRWEQGPPGACYSLDSLRRHGCTPATRQQLCHALHLLQSTQGS; encoded by the exons ATGGAGCCCGGGCCGCGCCGGCGGCGACGCGGGAGCCACCAGGTGGTGGCAGCGTTCCTGCGCGACCCGGGCTCGGGGCGCGTCTACAAGCGCGGGAAGCTGATTGGCAAG GGCGCCTTCAGCCGCTGCTACAAGCTCACGGACATGTCCACCAGCACCGTGTTTGCCCTCAAGGTGGTGCCCCGCCGTGGGAGTGGGGCTGGGCAGCTGCGTCCGCTTGGGAAG gtggaaCGCGAGATTGCCCTGCACAGCAGCCTGCGTCACCGCCACATCGTGGCCCTCCATGGACACTTTGCCGACAGCGACTACGTGTACTTGGTGTTGGAGTACTGCAGCCGCCAG TCCCTGGCCCACGTGCTCAGGGCACGACAGACATTGACAGAGCCCGAGGTGCGTTACTACCTGAGGGGCCTGGTCAGCGGCCTGCGCTACCTGCACCGGCGGCGCATCGTGCACCGGGACCTGAAGCTAAGTGAGCACCAAGGCAGGGGCCCTGGGGGACCAGAGGACAGGTGCTGCGACCCCAGCCCTCACCTAACGCCCCCCCCCACACCCACAGGTAACTTCTTCCTGAACAAGAACATGGTGGTGAAGATTGGAGACCTGGGTCTGGCTGCCAAGCTGGGGCCAGGGGGCCGCTGCCGCAG AGTGCTCTGCGGGACCCCAAACTTCCTGGCCCCCGAGGTCATCGCCAGGAACGGGCACTCCTGCCAGTCGGACgtctgggctctgggctgcaTCAT GTACACCGTGCTGACCGGCACCCCCCCTTTCATGGCCGCACCCTTGTCGGAGATGTACCAGAACATCCAGGCTGCCCGCTACCCAGAGCCCTCCCACCTCTCACCCACCGCGCGCCGCCTCATCTCCCGCCTGCTGGCACCCGACCCGGCCGAGCGGCCCAGCCTGGACCTACTGCTGCAGGATGATTTCTTCACGCAG GGTTTCAGTCCAGACCGGCTGCCGGCCCGCTGCTGCCACAGTCCGCCCATCTtcgcctgcccccagcccctgggcGGGCTGCTCCGGAAGGTGGGCCGACTACTGCTGCCCCAGTGCGGGCCCCCCT GCCCCTTCACCTCCGAAGACGGGCTGGACCCTGACTCCAtggagtggggcagccaggtaAGAAACCAGTGTCCCTGGCCCCTTCCGAGCCCTTTCCTACATGCAGGCTCCCCTGATTCGGCCCTTCTGGACCCCTCCCTCCT GGGACCCTTGGTGCTGGTCCGGAAG CTCGTGCCAGCTCCCCAGGAACCCCCAGGAGAACAGCGGCTCCTGCTCTGGGCCCCCCTGTGGGCGGATGACTCCAGCAAGTATGGCTTCGGCTACTGGCTATCGGACGGAGCCAGCGCTGTCCTGTTTCGGGACGGCACCCACTTGGCATTGCGTCCCTCCATTGG ccGAGTATGCTACGTGCCACACCGGGGACAGCTGGAGATGTTCGCGCTTAGGGACGTGCCAAGCCCGCTGGGCGCCAAGCTGGCCGTGCTGCGGCTCTTCACCTGCACTATGCAGAGGCGGCTGTGGGAg CAGGGAAACCTACCCGCAACTTCGCCAGCACCTGAACCCGGCCTCTGCCTGTTGAGCTTCTTTGCATCCCAGCAGGCACTGCTTCTGCTGTTCAGTGACGGGACCGTGCAG GTCAGCTTTGGCGGGGGCCAGGCTCACATGGTGCTGAGTGGCCAAGGCGAGGGGCTGTGGCTGACTCGCTGGGAGCAGGGCCCACCGGGTGCCTGTTACTCGCTGGACAGCCTGAGGCGTCACGGCTGCACGCCAGCCACCCGCCAGCAACTGTGCCATGCGCTGCACCTGCTACAGAGCACCCAAGGCTCCTGA